A window of the Bradyrhizobium diazoefficiens genome harbors these coding sequences:
- a CDS encoding M20/M25/M40 family metallo-hydrolase yields the protein MTKLDDVLSNIDANLDAALERLFAILRIKSISTEPAYNAECIANAEWHVADLKGIGFDATVRPTPGHPMVVAHDRSVPGPSALFYGHYDVQPVDPLELWGRAPFDPSIQTMPDGAKIITGRGAADDKGQLMTFVEACRAWKAVTGKLPIPISILLEGEEESGGVNLPGFLDAHAAELRADIGLICDTNMWDPETPAIQTMLRGLCGEEVIIHAADRDLHSGFYGSAAANPNRILARILSDLHDENGRVTLRGFYDGVPELPEALRLQWDSLNFSAKSFLGAIGLSVPAGEKGRGALEMVWSRPTCEINGMGGGYQGAGFKTVIPATASAKVSFRLVFDQDPHAIRKAFREHVHARVPADCRVEFLEHGAGQAIRFPIEAPAFGKVRDALTAEWGKPAVFIGGGGSIPVTHQLKQSLGMDVVLAGFGLEDDRIHSPNEKYDLKSFHKGIRSWARILEALSR from the coding sequence ATGACCAAGCTCGACGATGTCTTGTCCAACATAGACGCCAACCTCGATGCGGCGCTCGAGCGTCTGTTCGCGATCCTGCGCATCAAGTCGATCTCGACCGAACCGGCCTACAATGCCGAATGTATCGCCAATGCCGAATGGCATGTCGCGGACCTGAAAGGCATCGGCTTCGATGCCACTGTGCGCCCGACACCGGGGCACCCGATGGTCGTGGCGCATGACCGCAGCGTGCCCGGCCCCTCGGCTCTGTTCTACGGCCATTACGATGTGCAGCCAGTCGATCCCCTCGAACTCTGGGGTCGCGCCCCCTTTGACCCGTCCATCCAAACGATGCCCGATGGCGCGAAGATCATTACTGGTCGCGGCGCCGCCGACGACAAAGGCCAACTTATGACCTTTGTCGAGGCCTGCCGCGCCTGGAAGGCGGTCACCGGCAAACTGCCAATTCCGATTTCGATTTTGCTGGAGGGGGAAGAGGAATCCGGTGGCGTGAACCTGCCGGGCTTTCTCGATGCGCACGCCGCGGAGCTGCGCGCAGATATCGGCCTGATCTGCGACACCAACATGTGGGACCCCGAGACGCCGGCGATCCAGACCATGTTGCGTGGTCTCTGCGGCGAGGAAGTCATCATACATGCCGCCGACCGCGATCTGCATTCAGGCTTCTATGGTTCGGCCGCAGCCAATCCGAACCGCATCCTCGCCCGCATCCTCTCTGACCTGCACGACGAGAACGGACGCGTCACGCTGCGCGGTTTCTATGACGGCGTACCGGAACTTCCCGAGGCGTTGCGCCTGCAATGGGACAGCTTGAACTTCAGCGCAAAGTCCTTCCTCGGTGCCATCGGGCTTTCTGTTCCCGCCGGCGAGAAGGGCCGCGGCGCGCTCGAGATGGTCTGGTCGCGCCCGACCTGCGAAATCAACGGCATGGGCGGCGGCTATCAGGGGGCTGGGTTCAAGACGGTGATTCCCGCCACGGCCTCGGCAAAGGTGTCTTTCCGCCTGGTTTTCGATCAGGATCCCCATGCCATCCGCAAGGCCTTCCGGGAGCATGTACATGCGCGCGTCCCGGCCGATTGCCGCGTGGAATTCCTAGAGCATGGCGCGGGTCAGGCGATCCGCTTCCCGATCGAGGCTCCCGCCTTCGGCAAGGTGCGCGACGCACTGACGGCCGAATGGGGCAAGCCCGCGGTCTTCATCGGCGGTGGCGGCTCCATTCCCGTGACCCATCAGCTCAAACAGTCGCTGGGCATGGACGTGGTGCTCGCGGGCTTTGGCCTCGAGGATGACCGCATCCACAGCCCGAACGAGAAATACGATCTCAAGAGCTTTCATAAGGGGATCCGCTCCTGGGCGCGGATTCTGGAAGCGTTGTCGCGGTAG
- a CDS encoding SLC13 family permease yields the protein MTPHILITFAIIGVMVLLFVSNRVPVAVVALSAALVLYATGILELSETLAGFGDTTILFIASLFVVSASLDSSGVTTWAGQVLIRYAGESRTRLLVLSMLLVASLTALIGSGGAVAALLPVLVIVSVRLRRPPAQLMMPLAFASYSGSMLVLTGSLVNVLLSDAASDVGLAPFGFFEMTVIGVPLLAGTVAIVVLFGHRLLPVRTSREMPEDLSHHSRMLTEQYKLFDRVYQFEITAASPYLGTLQAVLESRLERENHPELSFIAVRPRRQNSISWQHSLVEGDRLIMRGEQAAMDAFAEQHGLMPCRETAGRMREALFNDSHGFSEVVLPPRSRLIGETVFPGMVTESGDLIILGVQRGGENLGPGETVLAAGDTLLLQGRWEALEEYGRDPNVLVVAAPDMIRRQARPLGAGSLRAIVILAVMVTLLATGAVPRVVAGLAAACTVILLGVLKIERAYRAVNWNVLIMVASLIPLSTAMYKTGAAYLIADTLVAIVGNASPYALLAGLFLLTALIGQLISSTATTLIVIPIAIASAEAVGVSPRTALVTVAVAAAASFLTPIAASASLMVQGPGGYRFGDFWRMGLPLLLWFFLVGTFLVPIFWPFEG from the coding sequence ATGACGCCGCATATACTCATTACCTTCGCCATCATCGGCGTGATGGTCCTGCTCTTCGTCTCGAACCGGGTGCCGGTCGCAGTCGTGGCGCTAAGCGCGGCGCTCGTGCTTTACGCGACCGGTATTCTGGAACTCTCCGAGACGTTGGCAGGTTTCGGCGACACCACGATACTCTTCATCGCTTCGCTCTTCGTGGTGAGTGCCAGCCTGGATTCGTCCGGCGTCACCACCTGGGCAGGCCAGGTGCTAATTCGCTACGCGGGCGAGAGCCGGACGCGCCTGCTGGTGCTGTCGATGCTGCTCGTGGCCTCTCTCACGGCGCTGATCGGCTCGGGTGGTGCAGTGGCTGCCCTGCTGCCCGTGCTGGTGATCGTCTCCGTCCGGCTCAGGCGTCCGCCTGCGCAGCTCATGATGCCTCTCGCCTTCGCATCCTATTCGGGCTCGATGCTGGTGCTGACAGGAAGCCTTGTGAACGTGCTGCTCTCCGACGCGGCGAGCGATGTCGGTCTCGCACCCTTCGGCTTTTTCGAGATGACGGTGATCGGAGTGCCGCTTCTGGCTGGTACCGTGGCCATTGTCGTTCTTTTTGGCCATAGGCTGCTGCCGGTGCGCACCAGTCGGGAAATGCCGGAGGATCTGAGCCACCATTCGCGCATGCTGACCGAGCAATACAAGCTGTTTGATCGGGTGTACCAGTTTGAGATCACCGCCGCATCGCCCTATCTCGGCACCTTGCAGGCCGTGCTGGAATCGCGGCTGGAGCGCGAGAATCATCCGGAGCTCAGCTTTATCGCTGTTCGCCCGCGCCGCCAGAACAGCATCTCGTGGCAACATTCTCTCGTCGAGGGCGATCGACTCATCATGCGCGGTGAACAGGCGGCAATGGATGCCTTCGCCGAGCAGCATGGCCTGATGCCTTGCCGAGAGACGGCCGGCAGGATGCGGGAGGCGCTGTTCAATGATAGCCATGGCTTCTCCGAGGTCGTGCTGCCGCCCCGCTCTCGTTTGATCGGTGAGACGGTCTTCCCCGGCATGGTCACCGAAAGTGGCGATCTGATCATCCTGGGCGTTCAACGCGGCGGCGAGAATCTCGGACCCGGAGAAACCGTTCTTGCGGCGGGCGACACGCTGTTGCTGCAAGGCCGTTGGGAAGCGCTGGAGGAGTACGGACGCGATCCAAACGTGCTCGTCGTTGCCGCCCCTGACATGATCCGCCGTCAGGCCAGGCCCTTGGGCGCCGGCTCCTTACGCGCCATTGTCATTCTCGCGGTCATGGTGACGCTGCTGGCGACGGGCGCCGTGCCAAGAGTCGTCGCCGGGTTGGCGGCGGCCTGCACGGTGATCCTGTTGGGCGTACTCAAGATCGAACGGGCTTATCGGGCGGTCAACTGGAATGTTCTGATCATGGTGGCGTCGCTGATCCCGCTCTCGACCGCCATGTACAAGACGGGTGCGGCCTATCTCATCGCCGATACACTCGTCGCCATTGTCGGCAATGCGAGCCCGTACGCGCTGCTGGCCGGGCTGTTTTTGCTCACAGCGCTGATCGGTCAGCTGATCAGCAGCACAGCGACGACGCTTATCGTCATTCCGATAGCGATCGCCTCCGCGGAAGCCGTCGGCGTCTCGCCGCGCACCGCGTTGGTGACTGTGGCGGTGGCTGCAGCCGCTTCCTTCCTCACGCCTATCGCCGCCTCGGCGAGCCTCATGGTGCAGGGCCCCGGCGGCTATCGATTCGGTGATTTCTGGAGGATGGGCCTACCGTTGCTGCTCTGGTTCTTCCTGGTAGGCACGTTTCTCGTGCCCATCTTCTGGCCGTTCGAAGGATGA